In a single window of the Arachis hypogaea cultivar Tifrunner chromosome 6, arahy.Tifrunner.gnm2.J5K5, whole genome shotgun sequence genome:
- the LOC114924184 gene encoding protein MAIN-LIKE 1-like has translation MGDDPGRLYRLDGVAHIAGVINNEPRRCISSVMRQQGMRLDERYVPYLQMAGLYHLARLNDRWFRLDEPLVSEFVERWRPETHTFHMPFGECTITLQDVAYQLGLPVDGDYVSGCLTDFHLYIEGGRPAWQWFHELLDVLPPENQVQKFAVNCTWFQETFAECPDGADDETVRRFARAYIMMLLGTQLFADKSDNRLHIRWLPYVARLEEMGRYSWASAALAWLYRCMCRVANRHVVKLAGPLQLLQSWIFWRFSTLRPSGYDEISWPLASRWSGYNPGISNKGPRVQMARMQIDLLQPRQFIALN, from the exons atgggggacgatccgggaaggctttatcgtttggatggagtAGCTCATATCGCCGGTGTGATCAACAACGAG CCTCGTCGTTGCATATCCAGCGTTATGCGGCAACAGGGGATGCGTCTTGATGAGAGGTatgttccgtacttgcagatggccggactttaccatcttgcgagactgaaCGACAGATGGTTCCGACTAGACGAGCCCCTAGTCAGCGAATTCGTCGAGAGGTGGCGGCctgagacgcacaccttccaCATGCCCTTCGGAGAGTGCACTATCACGCTTCAGGACGTCGCATACCAGCTGGGGTTGCCAGTCGACGGAGATTACGTTAGTGGTTGCCTTACCGACTTCCACCTTTACATTGAGGGTGGGAGACCTGCTTGGCAGTGGTTCCATGAGTTGCTCGATGTTTTACCTCCCGAGAACCAGGTGCAGAAATTCGCAGTCAACTGCACCTGGTTTCAGGAGACATTTGCAGAGTGTCCAGACGGGGCAGATGACGAGACAGTTAGGCGCTTTGCCCGGGCCTATATCATGATGTTATTGGGTACGcagctgtttgccgacaagtccgATAATCGTTTACACATCAGATGGCTACCTTATGTTGCTCGGCTTGAGGAGATGGGTCGCTACAGTTGGGCGTCGGCGGCACTAGCATGGCTGTACAGGTGCATGTGCCGAGTCGCCAACAGACATGTGGTGAAGTTAGCTGGCCCGTTACAGTTATTACAGTCTTGGATCTTCTGGAGGTTTTCCACTCTTAGACCATCTGGGTATGATGAGATCAGCTGGCCCCTTGCCTCGAG ATGGTCTGGTTACAATCCTGGGATTAGCAACAAGGGACCTCGGGTACAGATGGCTCGCATGCAGATCGACTTGTTACAGCCTCGGCAG TTTATAGCTCTTAACTAA